The following is a genomic window from Rana temporaria chromosome 7, aRanTem1.1, whole genome shotgun sequence.
gatttttctccgattgcattccacacagacgatcggaatttcccaacGGATTtgttccgatggggcccacacacgataggaatttccgatggaaaaagtccatcgaaaaatccgatcgtgtgtacgtggtattACACTTCCACGTTGCAGAAATGCGTCTGTTACTGTGAATATTAACACAACGCACAGTAATGCAAGTAACATGCATCACGTTGACATTCAAACTGAAAAATGCAGAAGGCAACGCACCTGCATTGTCACATCCTGCATCGCACAGCAATGCACTGTGGTAGCTAAAAGAGTGATGTACTTAAGTGGAGTTAGCAGTCCATTCATTTTAATTAGCATGTTAATGTACCACAAGAAAGAAAATGGGTCCTTaggatttacatacactttaaagctggactccaggctggagaaaaaaaagctACCCTAGCAGTGGTGGTCCCCTCCACTCATTTTGTCTAGGAGGATGAATAAGGTGAGATACTTGGCTTATTCCTCTCCTCACTTATTAAGAGCTGTCCACATCCAGGAGCAGAGGAGAGCGCTGGTTGCTTGAGGCAtgaggaataaggtaagtattgTGCTTATTCCCATCACCCTAGACAAAATGAACAGGTATTGCAAGATCATGGTTTTCGCCGGCGTGTCACTTCGCTTTGAgcttggaaaaaagaaaaagaaaaagaaaaaaacaccagtGTATTCAAACCAACAGTACAAattaagcattaaaaaaaaaaaaaaaaaaaaaaaaaagaaggatatatAGATATGCatgcatgtatatacacacacaatagtaTAGCCATTTGCGGGATTTACCCTTTTATTTGTAACAGCTGAAACACTGTTTCAAAACAGGATGTGGTGCCagctacaaaaaatatttttcatactTCAAAAAGGGCCAATTTACAAGAGAAGTTTTGGAGATGCACTACATTGCAGGGTTACTTTCCCCATGGACTGCCTTTTACAGCCTCTATTCATAAAATGCGGGCTGAGGTGTGGAGCCTGTAGTATGTCAGAGTTTCTAAGCTTAACGCAGCAGAGACCTCCCAATTGGAAGAGAGACAGGTCACATGTCTGAGCTCTActctactttttttgtttttactctcATGCATTAGCGCTTTGCTGGGCTTTGAGGACCCAAAGCCAGGAGAGCAATTTGCTCTTCTCTGTATATGTGCTATTCGTTTGTTTTATTTACCAAACCAGCAGAAGTAAGACTTTACCACTGCTTTATAAATGGAGCACAATGGGGATTATTTATCAGAACTTGagtgcgcaaaatctggtgcgacTGTGCAtagaaaaccaatcagcttccaggtttgtatgtcaaagtttaattgaacaagccgaaTTAAGAAGCGGATTGGCTAACATGCAAAGCTGCTGCATCATTTTTGCAATGTGTAGATGCAAGAAGCAATGGATACAAACCTACTCAATGTCTACTCAGCGGAGCTGCACTGTATCTGCTAAATTTAATGCCAAAGCTGGCAGGTgatcttaaaagagaagtttgggattttaaaaaacacaatcaTGCTCTCCTTGGTGGATGAAGCATCAatacaatgctgcatctgtcccccgccagctctgagcgatcaaacactaagtgatcactcagttctcccctctgctctgagcagagggctgtgactgtcaatcagcagctctctgctcactgggGCTATGGAGGGGCTGGCTCAAGCCCTCGGTGGATCGCCAAGAGGCTAagccaggtgctggtccaggcGTCTGGATGGATACAGACCATATGGTCGGCCCCTTTCTCAAGCCTGGACCAGCTGAGTGACATTggccgacagcgggcttcagtCCGCTGTCGGCTGAAagctggtcacaggagtgcagatttAACTGAACttatgtgatccataggagaagtagctttggctatacttctcctttaagaaaaGTGTACTGAGGTAAATAAGTTAATTAATTAGTTATCAACTCTATCTAAATATGCCAGTTGCATGGTTACCATTCAATGGCTTTGATACTTTTAAAGTCACTTACTTGAAACAAGCAACCACTAAAGCCAAACCTACTGATCTGTCTATGTTTTATTCTTCAGTAAAAGTATTAAAGCCAAAGGATGAGTAATATAGCTAGTCAGCGTGTCTTTACATAAGAAAAGGAAAATGTGGAAGCCTATATTTTTTTCAGtatgtctttaaagtggagtCCCACCCACTTTTACAACTTTGTCTTAAAGGAAAGACAAACCCTCCACTACTTGATTTTGGATCatttttttacttacattttaTGAAGTACATTGTGTACCTCTGTCCCAGCCTCGCCACGGCCCAGTAAGTTACGTCCTCTtctcccccgctgccttctgggacctgtgcgtctctcaggaaaccggcagtgaaacatgaaggctccactgccagtttcccttagttgGAATGACGGCGCCTGCATCCAATCCGATGGACGGATTGGCCTTGTGGGGCctgacattgcgggctccctggacagataagtgtcctgattaaaagtcagcagcttcagtgtttgtagctgccgactttaaaaaataaaacaaattgcagTGCATAAATTTGTTCCCCCCCAATACCTGCATCTGGCATACGTATGTCCTCAGACACAGGTCTTTGAATTTTgtgtaagacctctttcacattgaggcgtggagccgcggtgacggtatagccgcgctatttgtagcgccgttataccgtcgtatttaccgcgatattcgggcgctagctgtGAGGTTTTaggccccgctagcagccgaaaaggggttaataccgcccgcgctacgggcggtattaccgcggtttcccattgatttcaatgggaaggcgcggtaaacacaccgctcctataccgctccaaagatgcggctagcatgacttttggagcgttcctgctaccgcaccgcttcagtgtgaaagccttcgggctttcacattgaagcctgcagggcatgatttttcatgcggtatagcagcgctatttttagcactgtaccgcatgaaaaacgcctcaatgtgaaaggggccttagggatgcGTGAATGTACATTGAAAGCAATGCAGCAGAGTTCAGatccataaacaaaaaaatgcttgtaatgTATTTGAAACTTTAAATTTTCCAACTGTCAATTCTAATACCATTCTGAATTTAAATGGCTGCTCGGAGTTGCGAGATAcaattcttaggcccctttcacactggggcgttaaaGCTTTACTGCCAATTTCGCAGCggttttcggctgctagcggggtggTTTTACCCCCCGCGCTAacgtccgaaaaagggttaaaaaccactgcaaagcgcctctgcagagaagCTATGCCAGCGgtatcccattgttttcaatgggcaggagcggtaaacacaccgttccttcaccgctccaaagacacGGCTAGCAGGAtttttggagtggtcctgctagcgcaccgctccagtgaaaaaagcagccgctgtttcagcttggtttgcaggcgctatttttttagcgcagtagcgcctgcaaaccgccccagtgtgaaaggggtcttacttcaGGCATTCAGAGGTGATTTGTTTtgttacaggtttcctttaaagcttaagtttaccaaaaaaaaaaaaagtagaaatttTCCTTCAATGCCCCCCACCCTGGAAATTTTCCAGTGCATTGGAGGTTAATAGAACTAAGGAGCTGTCACATGCCCTAATCAAGAGTGCCCAACTATACCCGCCCTTTCCATCCACCTACACCATTCAAAGAAGACGTAACTACAGCTTCTATGGATGAAATGTGACCTATGAATGGAggtgaacttttttttattttatatttttttaaacccagGTACGTTCAAGTCACATCGCTATGCTAAAGAATGGCATCACATAGTGACAAAAATTATACACACAGGTCCTAGCATTCATACAAATGGGGATAACATAAAAATACATTGTCAAAAAGAAAAGACTGTACATAGATGTGTAGGGTAGGGACACTGCTCAGCTTGGCTTTATTTTGGGATTCTGCAGAAAACAGGGAGCCAGTGCACCAAAAGCAGACAATACATAAGTGCTTTTGATCATCTCTTGTGACTTTCAAAGACCTTCTCCAGCACCTAGCGGCATAATTCATTGGTTGCTAAAAGTATGTAGTAGAAAGTGACATGGGGACACTACTTTCACACAAACTACACAGTTttctaaaattaactttttttttgtgaccatTTTAGATAAACATGTTTAATGGAGTTCCTCCATAAATATCTGTGGCCTATTTATTATGACATTTTGTATTTTACCAGTTCACcttgtattgcaaaaaatacatGGGATGTCAAAGCAGACCCTCCTAAAAATTCTAGCTGCCATACTGATCCACCAGCCTCAATACTTCTgggtcactgacagggaaggtgaTTTAGACAATGCTAGCTGGATGCTTATTCAGGGCCTGTGACGATGTACCCAAGCAACAGTAGATTTTTATCATTGCAGAAGTTCAAATtaaagcaaattaaaaaaaatatatatttaccaaCTCAGAATCTAGCTGAATTATACTTCCAGTCACAAGTAtagttttttttagatttatgcTCAATTCATCTCTGTGGAAGAAGTCATCATTTTTAATAGACAATGCCACTTTCCCGTTCAgagctcacatttttttttatgaggtaTTTGGAGTGAAAGCCGCAGCCAATGAATGAACTTCAGATTACGTCACTGGCTGGATGTGGATATACACAAAGTTTTGTGTCATTACAATTGGTGGTCCATCTCTCTAACCACAACCGTCACCCAGGACAGAGCTGAGGACCATCAATGTTGATGAGAAGTGAGGTAAAAGACCGAGAAAGTCCTATTTTACTCCAGCCTTGGTGTCCAGGGTTATCAACAATGGTATATGGACACAATGGACTAAGGCTAAAAGTGTTTGACAAATGAACTGGTTTCTTTACCTGTAACAATCAAATGCTCCATTTTAGTTTTCTGGTGGGGTATTGGAGAAGAAATTAAAGAATTATATTTTTATGGGAAACTAGATTTCCTTCAAACAATTCTGAACATAGAGCTCTGTATGAGTGCACATATAGCACTGATCCCATTTCATGTTGTGCTTAAAAGAATTGCTATCTTCATGGACTGGTTTTGGATTCTTCACATTCTTTCACATTCTGTTTTCCAGGGAACACAGGCAGCACAACATGCGAGATGCGACTCCACACTCCCCCCagcttgtctccatccatctcgttatgggacgtcctggactttcctTGAGTAATGAATGTTTCCTTTAAGAAGTCATAGACGGTCTCCTCCAGTTCATTAAGCCCAATGTCTGGTTGCAAAGTAGGGTCCTTCAAAAGCACCGTTAGCACCAGTGCAACATTCTTAAAAGCCGCATTCTCATGGTCACAATATTTGTAGAGAATGATCAACGACCCAGGAGGTAGTAATTCTAAACGATGCAGCACTGCCGCTTTACTGTTACCTTGGAATCCTGCATTTAGCCTTTGATCAATATTCATCTTAACATCTTCACTGTCTTCAGAGGGCATATCCGTCCCAGAGAGGACTGTGTAGCTGCCGTTAAGGGTAGAAGCATAGGTTTTTGCCAGATAGTTTCCTACACAATGCAACATCTGTTTTGCATCCTGGGCACCGGTTAATAAAATAATGGCAGGTTCCTTGTTTTCATTCCCATGACGGAGTTGCAATTCTAAAATCCTTTGGCTCCTGTACCAAAGGTCCGATGACTGACCAGAAAAAAGAATTGGAAACTTTCTAAACTTATCCTGGAAAGATtccattacttttttttgttgtttttctgcgCTGAGTGTGTTAGGATTCTTCAGGACTACTATACAAACTCCCAGTAAAATAACAATCAAAGCTATAATCAGGATCCAGAATGTACCTGGAAGACAAACAGTTGTATTTGAATGAGGTCTCAAAACAGACAGTTTCACTAGTCCTCTGATGAGAAAGATATCACCAGTGGAGGGAATTATTTGCAAATTTCTTTATTAGGTGAAACCACCTTGCTGAGCCCACCTTATGCACAAGAATTTCACACAATTATATACAGTTATAAACATCTGTTTTCATGTTTCTAGCTTTAAATTGACCCCGTTAGCTGATTTTACTAAACTGAGCTGTTTGGAGCTCATATCTTTTGATAACTGTATCTGATCAGTATTCTCCTTTTCTATTTTAGGAACTGCTGTGCTCTAAAACACAGCCCAGAAGGCAAAATGTCTTCATTAGGTGAAACCACCTTGCTGATCCCATTGTTTCCATTTAATCATTGTTTTACAGGAGACACGGGGGGAGTTTGCAGACGTTCAGGTGTActgtaaggaccctttcacacggggcggatcattactgatccgccccgtgaaccttcgCTTGCTcagggggatcgctccgttgatatcggctgagccggcggatgacagggcggtccccgcacactgtcagggaccgccctgtcttttctccgctctcccctatgggggggatcggatgaacacggaccgtctgtccgtgttgaCCCGATCCAAtcacggaaggaaaaatagggttttcctcagaatcggaggaatgcgtAAGCGGGCGAGAtcgatggatgaaaaagcggacatacggtccgcagatgtgaaaggggcccaagaccataataaataaaaaagtacagaGTGTTTTagacagtgggtatagaaaagaatcaccccctttaaaataatcacattttgttgctttgcagcctgaaatgaagacagttttgttttatccagctttaTTTATtggtgcaacttataacatccaagtgaaagataacaccaacagaaaaaaaataattcaaaaacagaatctccgagttggaaaaaggatcacccccttatgtcagcattttgttgaaccacattttgctttaattacagcctttagtctatgGGGATATGTCTCTACCAACTTTGTACATCTAGGACTTTCCAatatttgcagaactgctcaagttcactTAATTTAGCTGATGACCATTTGCAGACTGCagtcaagtcattccacagattttctatggggtttaaccacttaaccttaGGTGGACATCATATAAAGTCCTTCGGTTGGAGTCAATATATCTGAAAAATGccagcagctgcaggcatcattcagatattgtttttttcagccggtGATTCCCTGCAATGTAAAAGCAATCATGGCGGCTTTTCAGTTGCTCGATTGCTTTTACAGGTGGCGGGAGGGAGGGGTGTCCCTCCGGAGCTTCTCCTGGCTCACCCGTTTGATCGGAGAGCTGGAGAACGATGTGGCAATGGCGTCGGTTTACCACAAAGCAGACtgtggaccagatggtccccgGCCATCTCTATGAGACCGCAAGTGACaccatgatgtcacttccgctgCCAGCAGATGTAAAACATTGCTGGTTTTTTTCTGGGAAGCcagagattttatttatttttatctctgGCTTTACagcatagaggagagatctggggacttctagaccccagatctctccataaagaggacctatcatgccCTATCCCtattacatgggatgtttacattccttgtaataggaataaaagtgagccaaaaaataaaggaaaaaagtgttgaacaataataatatttttttaaaagcgccccATCCCCTCGTGCTCGCAAGCAGAAGTGAACGCTACTTTgttactctaaactggtaacctgtaaaacatttttaaagcgtagCCCATGgagaagtaccgaagtttggtgccattccacaagtgtgcgcaattttaaagcgtgacatgttgcacaaagtaaatggatacctaacatcatctttcacattatacaaaaaaattgggctaactttagtgttttttttaaattcgggaaattgtttttccaaaaaaattgcgtttgaaaaatttctgcgcaaatacagtgttacataaaaaattacaatgaccaccattttattccctaggatctctcatttggcatgtcattttttttttggggggggggggggtacctagttttgacaggtacccagctcccatttCTGTTTGGAGTGCCGCCCCGAGCGGAAGTTctccacgcatgcgcagtgagcaccCGGTTGTgtagccgcaagctgtcacagccgggtcccCACACTAGTAATGCCGTGGGAGAGGACCGAGGCTTTGGGCGGCTGCATCGCTTGGccgtgggacaggcgagtgtgtcagcagctacactatttgtagctgttgacttttaataaacacagaaacagctggaattcctctttaaggaatttataaaaaaaaaaaaaaatctgacatgctggtgtTATAGCTTTGGATGTTATAatttgcactagtaaatacagctggataaaacaaaactggtgtctgtcttcatttcaggctgcaaaacaACAACTTGTgattattttaaaaaggggggcgaTTAATTTCTATGCACACTGTATGACTGACTGTCTTACAATAGCCCTGAAGGAGGAACTTTTTGTGatctgcaaatatttttttttttttaaactatcctaCAGTAGTAATAAACCGAGTTTATCATGAGAATCATGATAAAATGTTCAGAACCACATGCCACATACACTTTTACTTGTTGATGCAAAAACTGTCTCAACGTTACTGATAAAACTTATGTGCCTGCAAATACCTGTATGGTCGGTCtccaaaaatttttttatattgctatGCGCGGTCTGTAGGCATATTTTCAAGCCAAGAGtatagctggccatacactgatcaaaattGGACTGGTTCAGAAGGGGCCGGATGGACTTTGATCAGTATGTGGTCATTCCAGCTCAACAGAAGTCAATTGTTTAATTGATTTTGGTCAAAAAGGACAAAGTGATAGCCACTGCTGTCATAATACAATGTCACGGGGCTAGATTCCGTCATTCACTTTGTTTGTGTAGGTGGGGGAATCTGATAGTTTTGTACATTCATCTTGCCGgctacatataaaaaataaaaatcatctaacagtgtatggccagcactaGACCGTCATTCCCACAGTAAAGCTGGACTACCAGCATTCAACTATCAAATGGCAGAATCCTTGTATGGAGCTACAGCAATATGCAATATCCTCCCTAGACTTAAATTTAAACATACATTAGTGCCCTTTATCACTCTCACATGTTTTCCATGCTAGAAATCTCAATGATCAATCTTTCCATTATCATCATATCAGCTGTGTTTTATTGAAGGGATAAAAACAACCGCTAATTTTGCCACATGGTGTTCATCTCCACATGCAACTATGAGTTTGTGGCAGTTGGAAGAATGAACAGAATTGGCCTTGTaatgtgtaaggcccctttcacacgggcaacTCCCTGGAACGGAATCTGCTTGCTAAGCAGGGATCGCGTCGCTgacccctgctgagcaggcggataacAGGTCTGTGCAGAGCGGAGATTGACATAGTTCCACGTCTCCTCTATGGTGAAATCAGGTGAAAATGGACTGCCCGTCTGTTTTCATCCAagccgccagacggatggaaaatgggACCACCATCCGTCAGGATTTTGCGGAGAGGATCGGTTTGGATAGcggtggatgtcagcggacatgtcccccaTGACATCCACCGCTCCATAGGGAAGACTGGAGGGTCCAATTAGGTCCACTTGAAAAAGCGATAGGCAGAGCTGATCAGATAATccgtgtaaaagggccctaagcctaaaaattgcaaaacaccaaacagtaaagtaaacctactgaatgaatgaataaatgattATATTATAGCTTATTAAATTATCAATGAACTGTACCTCTTACTGGTTGAGGTTTGGGTTGGTTTTCTGCACCTGTGGGATCAAAAAAGTATAAGTAGGAGAAAGAAATGGTGTCATTCAACTAATAAGTGCAAGTTCATGGATATGTCGTGCTATACGTTTTTGTTAGGCCAAAAttattagcccccccccccccccccaaaaaaaaaagcaatacatcTCGGTAATACaaaggtgaaaataaaataaaaaatggtcatggttagggcttaaaaaataaataaaaaaattaagatggGGTATCTGCTGCTTGTTAAACCTCTGTTGGGGGTCCACCAAAGACCCGACCATGAAGCCCATTGCAAACTGTCATCATGATCCACACTCCTTGGTTTTCTTGCTGTACCTACTACTTCTGTTGTACTGCTGTACATGCCTTACTTCTTCCTCTACACCCAATCATGCTTACATGTACAAATGAGAATCAGAacttaaagtggatctaaacccaaaaaaaattatttttttgatttcacaatgtagagaataagatttccgatcatctgtgcccagtcttgccacacatagttaatccagctctgagcaatccacttttattgttcagtgaaaattaacagacttccagataaaaacatgTCTAAATAacaagtcctttccgtccccttgcttcgagtgacagggtttttacatatctcgtgcactagcttggacacatgcacattcctggatgtttatcataatatggggggtgatccacagttcattgtgacaggtaatgtatgtcactggaagcaaggggacggaaaggactttttattaagacaggtttttatctggaagtcttaaTTTTCACtttacaataaaagaggattgcccagagatggattaactctgtgtggcaagactgggcacagatgataggaattattattctctacattgtgacataaaaaaaaaaaaaaaaaaaaaaaatctgggacaCCATAATTCCAGAATGTTCAAGCTCTCAAAACTAACTAGAAATGATATTGCTGGCACCTAGTTCCACCCAAAGTGGCACACGATACTCCAGGACACGTAGGGTCCTGCTTCTGTGGTTGTTCAGAGCCAGGTACTTATATGTACATAGGGTGGACTTGTATgggcagcttaaagtggaggttcaccctaaaacaattatataacattacatccagcatactaaagacatgtacagtatgctggtatttttttttttttcgccgtacataccgttatattgttattttccccccggtttccgggttctgattcccgcaggactgggcgttcctattgagaggttagatgattgacgtctggtgaaaaacttcagaTGGCTCATAAGGggcatcaccagttttccgtaaatagccgacctgcgagtcagctctatacggcgcctgcgcacgccgtgtagagctgactgcgcaggtgccgtgtagagccgactcgcaggtcggctatttacagaaaactggtgacgcgccatgggaagtttttcaccagacatcaatcatctaacctctcaataggaacgcccagtcccgcgggaatcagaactcgggggggggggggggaacaacaatataacggtatgtacggcgaaaaaaacaaaacaccagtatactgtacatgtcgttagtatgctggatgtaacattatataattgttttagggtgaacctccactttaactacgaAGTGGAAACAAACCACtctaccttccttccttccttaggTGTTGCATTGCACAAAAATCCAAGAGATTCACAGCATGGGAGACCTCACACCTCCTCGGAGACCAGAGGAGAAATTTAGAAAAACACGATTTAGGTAACTGGCTGCAATTTACTCATTACCAGGAGTATTGGGTGCTCCTCACACTAGGCTGCCATGAACACCCAATTGTGTGCAGTtgagctgaaaaatagcccagcatTTTTTCTCATACCCCCCCAAAAGCATTTCTTCTTTTCTTACCAACACCCACTGAAACACTTGTGCTTCCTCTCTCTCACACTATACCATATTACCAAATTCTATCAAGCTTACTAGAATGATAAAATGTATGCTAGAAGCAGTTTCCCAACTCCCCTGCCCTCCCCCTCACATTCTTTACCATGCCTCTCTTATCACAGTAGAACATATGTCTGAAACGGCCATACAAACTCTACAGTGCGTTTGGAAATGTACGATTACTGATAACAAAAATGTATGTGTATTTAaagtaagcattttttttttttttacacacacggtTAAAGGGGCATTGTGTCTCAAAAGGTGGGGGGCACTTCTTGCAAGAGTGAGTgaaagcaagggggggggggcatggaggTACAGAGTGAGCAAGAAGAAGCATGCAGCCAGGGTGATTAGCGAGGGAAGGGGGGCACAGAGGGTAATAAGGGAACGGGGTTTAGGCATGGTGGGTGGTGAGGAGAGGGCTGGCCTCATtcactcctccactgtatcttTGGAGGAGTAATGCAGC
Proteins encoded in this region:
- the LOC120945805 gene encoding torsin-1A-interacting protein 1-like, whose translation is MQTRSRSGGQEPDRNEDALVRQPIRHSQRATTKGAEAGNDENNTKTSQDKKIAGPAKRTNTKTSFSGGVARDGRKITILNSSKPASVQNSIRDDDSIYSSKGSENETESSEEELERTSGSKIVKTSSTDVRYVHGNQGDQGRQTSRPTNRRPRKDLKNDPQDFNRNHNTFDEKREFSHKQPEKKARDPLLDKNRIEAYSDGEEDQLQTSIRSAENQPKPQPVRGTFWILIIALIVILLGVCIVVLKNPNTLSAEKQQKKVMESFQDKFRKFPILFSGQSSDLWYRSQRILELQLRHGNENKEPAIILLTGAQDAKQMLHCVGNYLAKTYASTLNGSYTVLSGTDMPSEDSEDVKMNIDQRLNAGFQGNSKAAVLHRLELLPPGSLIILYKYCDHENAAFKNVALVLTVLLKDPTLQPDIGLNELEETVYDFLKETFITQGKSRTSHNEMDGDKLGGVWSRISHVVLPVFPGKQNVKECEESKTSP